Proteins encoded within one genomic window of Aspergillus nidulans FGSC A4 chromosome VII:
- a CDS encoding uncharacterized protein (transcript_id=CADANIAT00009204) yields the protein MAKGILGKSRSPARAPGISNPSLNYTDALPRNDLCEIQAGVSYSRPIHQVFKEGQHPGMSDKHNRRKKPDSQVPGFDFQLTSSPVEAEALDTHLGVDESMIGIALGSPRLLEQYNTASQPQRIPPPTPPDEERPNSSLQRKPSKWKKIGGLFKAKNAVAHNANKPFYQVQAPNDGPSQGSTHSIDYKPRRRAGTKTAPIENTELWPCLASENETPAHQQGSKPNPGSFLQVEIPQVEMERYSVMFGGLLNNDRPSLLARRSKTLDNLTIPDKEATKVLGTQKASEPSDQLRKALTAPRNQSQEALPGSNGSTPDICPKTQSHRAQASITSFLSATSIGSDDEPLLIQKFERIRTYAGMKEPSWGVSHSNKAPVTMTVPSSETSTKAKNLTIRTRELHSSSDSNSVSSTETFSDTPTVTSASSPILSPLSTTKSPPRDKNVATARTISTLPPPRTTSRAGDNAPIPTIEVSVARSVSVSKGKKQVLVPVRKRTPHLNSSNERLVLRRMGIARASRRMRVLKLFKSALPCLFY from the exons ATGGCCAAAGGAATACTTGGAAAGTCACGCTCGCCAGCTCGAGCGCCGGGCATTTCGAATCCCTCCTTGAACTATACAGATGCCCTGCCAAGGAATGACCTCTGCGAGATCCAGGCTGGCGTCAGTTACAGTCGTCCAATCCATCAGGTTTTCAAAGAGGGACAGCATCCTGGCATGTCTGATAAGCATAATCGCAGAAAAAAGCCAGATTCTCAGGTGCCTGGTTTTGATTTTCAACTTACTAGCTCACCAGTCGAAGCTGAAGCGTTAGACACGCACCTTGGAGTGGATGAGTCGATGATCGGCATTGCTCTTGGAAGCCCTCGACTGTTGGAACAATATAATACTGCATCTCAGCCGCAACGAATACCGCCGCCCACGCCTCCCGACGAAGAAAGGCCTAATTCATCGCTGCAGCGCAAGCCAAGTAAGTGGAAGAAAATTGGAGGTCTGTTCAAGGCAAAGAACGCCGTTGCCCATAATGCAAACAAGCCGTTCTACCAGGTTCAAGCTCCGAATGACGGGCCGTCGCAGGGGTCTACACATTCGATAGACTACAAACCTCGGCGGAGAGCAGGTACCAAGACCGCACCAATTGAGAATACAGAATTATGGCCGTGTCTTGCTTCGGAGAATGAAACTCCGGCCCATCAGCAAGGGTCTAAGCCAAATCCCGGATCCTTTCTCCAGGTTGAGATACCTCAGGTTGAGATGGAACGGTACAGCGTAATGTTTGGTGGCCTTCTAAACAATGATCGGCCCTCCCTGTTGGCTAGGCGGAGCAAAACACTGGATAATTTAACAATTCCTGACAAGGAG GCTACAAAGGTTCTCGGAACTCAAAAGGCATCCGAGCCTTCAGATCAATTGCGAAAAGCATTGACGGCGCCTCGAAACCAATCTCAGGAGGCTCTGCCTGGCTCAAATGGCTCAACGCCGGACATTTGCCCCAAAACACAATCCCACCGCGCCCAGGCCTCCATCACATCTTTCCTCTCTGCAACCTCAATTGGTTCCGATGACGAACCACTTCTGATACAGAAGTTCGAACGAATCCGAACATACGCCGGCATGAAAGAGCCATCCTGGGGAGTATCACATTCAAATAAAGCACCGGTAACCATGACAGTACCATCCTCGGAAACCtcaacaaaagcaaagaacCTCACCATCAGGACGCGAGAGCTCCATTCAAGTTCGGACTCAAACAGCGTCAGCTCAACAGAGACCTTCTCGGACACACCCACAGTGACATCAGCATCTTCCCCAATCCTCTCACCTTTAAGCACGACAAAGTCTCCGCCCAGAGACAAGAATGTAGCCACAGCAAGAACCATATCCACGTTGCCCCCACCACGAACAACATCCCGAGCAGGCGATAATGCTCCAATCCCAACCATCGAAGTGTCGGTCGCACGCTCTGTCTCCGTCTCAAAGGGCAAGAAGCAGGTCCTTGTCCCTGTCAGGAAAAGAACCCCTCACTTGAACTCTAGTAATGAAAGGCTTGTT CTCCGGCGTATGGGCATCGCCCGGGCCTCTCGCAGGATGCGCGTATTGAAACTGTTTAAGTCTGCTTTACCATGTCTCTTTTACTAG
- a CDS encoding DASH complex subunit DAD4 (transcript_id=CADANIAT00009209) has product MENPHEQQQALLLSRIIENVQKLNEAVMEMNQRLQAANIQTMDVELVAQMFKNYQSNVLFHLEVIATDNLKEPS; this is encoded by the exons ATG GAAAACCCACAtgagcaacagcaagcccTTCTCCTGTCACGAATCATCGAGAACGTT CAAAAGCTGAATGAAGCTGTTATGGAGATGAACCAGCGCCTCCAG GCGGCCAATATCCAAACAATGGACGTTGAGCTGGTCGCGCAGATGTTCAAGAACTACCAGTCAAATGTTCTATTCCACTTAGAAG TCATAGCCACGGACAACTTGAAGGAACCATCGTGA
- a CDS encoding actin-related protein ARP5 (transcript_id=CADANIAT00009210): MAITSIQSILPARFSINSSEQGAAKPPPKIFNVYERPFKGYQPPQPDGYEQSRSRPDTSAIVIDNGSHLVKAGWSFDKNPRFILPPVMSRYRDRKLNKACQFIGHDAYVDATTRGQLRYAFDPGTSVVGNWDVMEGVLDYLFIKLGVDGANGGVDRPIVMTEPIANPNYPRKSEKTACEVKLVLTSIVMNEILFECYSAPSVAYGIDSLFSYRYNRGTDGLIVDSSHTSTHVIPVLNSKALLSNCSRLNFGGMHASEYLLKLMRLKYPTFPGKMTEHQMEDLMHNHCYVSKDYDRELSGYLDWTGLEDRDHVIQYPFTEHIVPEKTEEELARIAERKKESGRRLQEQAAKMRLEKLMKKEQELEYYKDLQRGLQSETKKEKTRILDAEDLKDEAHLERLIRDLERSIKRSRNKDLGNEEQEEASEEMSFPLLDVPDEELDEAGLKEKRHQRLMKSNVDARQRAKEEKEREQARKDEELRLDREKRENDPEGWVAERRAQRQNLLQRIKERDRMKADLGNRKSLASQMRMKTLANLAADGPKKRRRGGDDDDFGANDEDWGVYRTVATGEQSDDDEEEDLSGMLDSVERELLEYDPEFTENHTLAAQSDWTKSLIHVFLRGPWPFDPESQREAHQIHLNVERIRVPEVVFKPSIAGIDQAGIVEIAADIVNQRFSNPEEQARLLRDVFLTGGNTLFQNFDERFRNDFRACLPLEAQLTVRRASDPILDAWKGAAQWASGSGLAKSSISREEYLEKGSEYLKEHDLGNVTSW; the protein is encoded by the exons ATGGCGATCACATCAATACAGTCTATTCTCCCTGCTCGGTTCTCAATCAATTCATCCGAGCAGGGGGCCGCCAAGCCGCCTCCCAAAATCTTTAATGTCTACGAACGTCCGTTCAAAGGCTATCAGCCTCCGCAGCCCGATGGTTACGAACAGAGCAGATCCAGGCCCGATACGAGCGCTATAGTCATCGATAATG GTTCTCATCTCGTCAAAGCCGGCTGGTCGTTTGACAAGAATCCCCGGTTTATACTGCCCCCTGTGATGAGCCGATACCGAGACCGGAAATTGAACAAGGCTTGCCAGTTCATCGGACACGATGCCTACGTCGATGCGACTACGCGCGGACAGCTCCGATATGCCTTCGATCCCGGTACTAGCGTGGTGGGAAACTGGGACGTAATGGAAGGAGTATTGGACTATCTTTTTATCAAGCTCGGTGTGGACGGGGCCAATGGAGGCGTTGACAGGCCCATTGTTATGACGGAGCCTATCGCAAACCCAAACTACCCGAGAAAAAGTGAGAAGACTGCATGCGAGGTGAAGCTGGTGCTGACGTCTATAGTGATGAACGAAATCCTGTTCGAATGTTACTCCGCCCCGTCCGTTGCCTACGGAATCGACTCGCTGTTTTCGTACCGATATAACCGCGGAACAGACGGTCTTATAGTTGACTCCTCGCATACATCCACGCATGTTATCCCGGTGCTCAATTCGAAGGCTTTACTTTCCAATTGCTCGCGCCTGAATTTCGGTGGCATGCACGCTTCGGAGTATCTGTTAAAGCTTATGCGCCTCAAATACCCGACTTTCCCGGGGAAGATGACGGAGCATCAGATGGAAGACTTAATGCATAACCATTGTTATGTATCAAAAGACTACGATCGGGAATTGAGTGGGTACCTGGATTGGACCGGATTGGAAGACCGTGATCATGTTATCCAGTATCCATTTACAGAGCACATCGTACCGGAGAAAACAGAGGAGGAACTTGCGCGAAtcgcagagaggaagaaagagagcgGGCGACGGCTGCAAGAACAAGCTGCGAAGATGCGACTCGAAAAGTTGATGAAAAAGGAGCAAGAACTGGAGTACTACAAGGACCTACAGCGTGGTCTCCAGTCTGAGacgaaaaaggagaagacaCGCATTCTAGATGCCGAGGACCTGAAAGACGAAGCACATCTAGAGCGGCTAATTCGGGATCTTGAGCGCTCAATTAAGAGATCGAGAAACAAAGACCTAGGAaatgaagagcaggaagaagcaTCGGAGGAGATGTCGTTCCCATTACTGGATGTGCCAGACGAAGAGCTAGACGAGGCtgggttgaaggagaagcgtCATCAGCGACTTATGAAATCCAATGTCGACGCACGGCAACGTGctaaggaagagaaggagcgggAACAAGCGCGAAAGGATGAAGAACTCCGGCTTGATCGCGAGAAGCGGGAGAACGACCCTGAGGGCTGGGTCGCTGAACGGAGAGCACAGCGCCAG AACCTCCTTCAACGGATCAAGGAACGCGACCGCATGAAAGCCGATCTAGGCAACCGCAAGTCATTAGCAAGCCAGATGCGCATGAAGACTCTCGCCAACCTCGCAGCGGACGGCCCTAAAaagcgacgaagaggaggtgatgatgatgatttcgGCGCCAACGATGAAGATTGGGGTGTTTACCGTACAGTGGCTACTGGCGAgcagagcgacgacgacgaagaggaggatctcAGTGGAATGCTTGACAGCGTCGAAAGGGAGTTGCTTGAATACGACCCGGAGTTCACCGAGAACCACACCCTAGCTGCTCAATCGGACTGGACAAAGAGTCTGATTCACGTGTTTTTGCGTGGTCCCTGGCCGTTTGACCCGGAAAGCCAGCGCGAGGCCCACCAAATACACCTGAATGTGGAGCGAATCCGAGTACCCGAAGTAGTCTTCAAGCCTTCTATTGCCGGAATTGACCAGGCAGGCATAGTGGAGATCGCCGCCGACATTGTCAATCAGCGCTTTTCGAATCCGGAGGAACAGGCGAGATTACTGCGCGATGTCTTTTTGACTGGCGGCAACACTCTGTTTCAAAATTTTGATGAACGGTTCCGAAACGACTTCCGGGCATGCCTCCCTCTCGAGGCACAGTTGACCGTCCGTCGTGCCTCGGATCCAATCTTGGACGCCTGGAAGGGAGCAGCGCAATGGGCCTCTGGATCGGGGCTGGCCAAGTCATCTATTTCGCGCGAGGAGTACCTGGAAAAGGGCAGTGAATATCTCAAG GAACACGATTTGGGCAACGTTACGTCGTGGTGA
- the pfy1 gene encoding profilin (transcript_id=CADANIAT00009205) — protein sequence MGAHSAVWQQYVDSSLMGSGQFDKAAILSPDFSGVEASSPGFTISPQEIQGIGSAFGDSTWAMQNGVTIGGEKFLAIKADDQSVYGKKGKEGVVIVRTPSCIMIGHHTEAVQTTNAAAAIEKVGDYLRGGK from the exons ATGGGTGCTCACTCTGCTGTCTGGCAAC AATATGTCGATTCCAG TCTGATGGGATCCGGCCAATTTGACAAAGCCGCCATCCTCAGCCCTGACTTCTCCGGCGTTGAGGCTTCGTCTCCCGGCTTCACG ATCTCGCCCCAGGAAATCCAAGGTATCGGATCTGCCTTTGGTGACAGCACCTGGGCCATGCAGAACGGTGTCACAATCGGTGGAGAGAAGTTCCTCGCTATTAAAGCTGATGACCAGAGTGTTTACGGCAAGAAG GGCAAGGAGGGCGTTGTCATTGTGAGGACACCTTCCTGCATCATGATCGGCCACCACACCGAGGCCGTCCAGACCACCAacgccgctgctgccattGAGAAGGTCGGCGACTACCTCCGCGGCGGCAAATAA
- a CDS encoding Got1 family protein (transcript_id=CADANIAT00009206), with the protein MFFDRSLYILFLIGLTLIIGLEKTIAFFSRRQKLKGTAAFTLGILLILFRWPLTGFLIELYGLFILFGDFLVTIGQFAANIPVVGPVIQRVLETLAGGRRNAELPV; encoded by the exons ATGTTCTTCGACCGCTCATTGTAT ATCCTCTTCCTAATCGGACTAACCCTAATCATCGGCCTCGAAAAAACcatcgccttcttttccCGCCGCCAAAAACTCAAAGGCACCGCCGCATTCACTCTCGGGATTCTTCTCATACTTTTCCGGTGGCCGCTGACTGGCTTTTTGATTGAGCTCTACGGTCTattcatcctcttcggtgATTTCCTCGTCACGATTGGCCAATTCGCGGCAAATATACCCGTTGTCGGGCCGGTTATCCAGCGGGTCCTAGAGACGCTGGCGGGGGGTAGGAGGAACGCGGAGTTGCCAGTTTAG
- a CDS encoding uncharacterized protein (transcript_id=CADANIAT00009207) yields MAPPSAAESEAHQRLLDRLDIAAVPRPFRSQTWKPSQRRNKNVKQLLSDSSRKEASSIATQVNSGATTPGAAASTDGSQTPAEGNQRTANIAQAAHNLQTLVLEKNARAAYSSGPSVTYTNIESAPSLHPSQQRPYCDITGLPASYTDPKTRLRYHDKEVFGVIRTLGQGVPESYLELRAAHVVLK; encoded by the coding sequence ATGGCTCCTCCTTCTGCTGCCGAAAGTGAAGCTCACCAAAGACTCCTTGACCGTCTCGATATCGCGGCCGTTCCCCGCCCCTTCCGAAGCCAGACCTGGAAGCCATCTCAGCGACGAAACAAGAACGTTAAGCAGCTTCTCTCCGACAGCTCAAGAAAGGAGGCGTCTTCGATTGCTACGCAGGTTAATTCCGGTGCAACTACTCCCGGAGCCGCCGCTAGTACAGATGGGAGCCAGACCCCTGCTGAGGGCAACCAGCGCACCGCGAACATCGCCCAGGCTGCGCATAACCTGCAGACACTTGTTTTAGAAAAGAATGCACGCGCTGCATATTCTTCCGGACCATCCGTAACCTACACCAATATCGAGTCCGCGCCTTCACTGCACCCGTCGCAGCAACGGCCGTATTGCGACATTACTGGACTGCCGGCTTCCTATACCGACCCGAAAACCCGGCTGCGGTATCATGATAAGGAGGTGTTCGGTGTTATTCGAACCTTGGGGCAAGGTGTGCCGGAGAGTTATCTTGAGCTGAGGGCTGCCCATGTTGTGCTCAAATAG
- a CDS encoding uncharacterized protein (transcript_id=CADANIAT00009208), with protein MLYLKQGLCLTSNGHVGLITSLIHLLSSVPAIYDIVSSCQPMDWSTTSKALFSDPKKFFKSLQNLPFARGLPPSRISQQPGHASILKKAIVCDGIHESSFKNKGAELKKDLAYIWENEWLHEVKSDDDIHFVFASQIYHWYCQCLLSEEHMDTELEYDSPLQLALDAIRDFQPRQLSDAPRSLTGNISPLEDQYQKEFHRCLFPLLDGHVIMSPEYVIKAGTNGGTIDFLVAQKKWGLELLRVRDRISQHVARFEPCGQYSTMIQNEKMEQYAVLDFTDKLPQKFLPEFRGSLYHVVFSENF; from the exons ATGTTAT ACTTGAAGCAAGGTCTCTGCCTGACTAGCAACGGACATGTAGGGTTGATTACTTCCCTCATACATCTTCTGAGTTCTGTACCG GCGATTTATGACATTGTGAGTAGCTGCCAACCTATGGATTGGTCAACAACAAGCAAAGCTCTATTCAGTGATCCAAAGAAATTCTTCAAATCCCTGCAAAATCTTCCGTTTGCCAGAGGCCTACCTCCATCACGAATAAGTCAACAGCCCGGTCATGCTAGTATCCTCAAGAAAGCCATTGTCTGTGATGGAATCCACGAGTCTAGCTTTAAGAATAAAGGCGCAGAACTGAAAAAAGATCTTGCATACATCTGGGAAAATGAGTGGCTCCACGAGGTGAAATCAGACGACGATATACACTTTGTATTCGCAAGCCAAATCTACCATTG GTATTGTCAGTGCCTTCTCTCAGAGGAACATATGGACACCGAACTCGAGTATGACTCTCCCTTACAATTGGCACTCGATGCTATTAGGGATTTCCAACCTCGTCAACTGTCGGATGCCCCACGTTCTCTGACAGGAAATATTTCGCCACTAGAAGATCAATATCAGAAAGAGTTCCACCGTTGCCTATTTCCATTGCTGGATGGCCATGTTATAATGTCTCCAGAGTATGTGATCAAGGCAGGTACTAATGGCGGGACAATTGACTTCCTTGTCGCCCAGAAGAAATGGGGATTGGAACTCCTGAGAGTCCGCGATCGGATTTCCCAACACGTGGCAAGATTTGAACCATGCGGACAATATTCTACCATGATACAAAACGAGAAGATGGAACAGTACGCTGTTCTCGACTTTACTGACAAACTCCCACAGAAATTCCTTCCAG AGTTTCGTGGCAGTCTGTATCATGTCGTGTTCTCGGAAAATTTCTGA